Sequence from the Ectothiorhodospira sp. BSL-9 genome:
AGAAGGTGGGCATCCCGGTGCGCTTCATCGGCGTGGGGGAAAGCATCGAGGATCTGCGCGAGTTCGACGCCAAGGACTTTGCCCGGGCATTGCTGTCGGATGGCGCTCAGAAGGAGTGACGGCGCCCCCGGCGCCACCCCCAATCCATGATCCACCTGAAGAACGTCACCAAGCGTTATCCCACCGGCCATGAGGCCCTGTCCCGCATCAATCTCAAGCTGGACAAGGGCGCCATGGCCTTTCTCACCGGCCACTCCGGAGCCGGCAAGAGCACCCTGCTCAAGCTGATCGCCCTGATCGAGCGGCCCACCCGCGGCCGGCTCATCGTCAACGATCAGGACCTGGCCGACCTCGCTCCCCGGCAGGTGCCGTACTTCCGTCGCCAGATCGGCATCATTTTCCAGGATCACCACCTGCTGCACGATCGCAGCGTCTTCGACAACGTGGCCCTGCCGCTGGTGATCCAGGGCTACCGACAGCACGAGATCGCCCGCC
This genomic interval carries:
- the ftsE gene encoding cell division ATP-binding protein FtsE; amino-acid sequence: MIHLKNVTKRYPTGHEALSRINLKLDKGAMAFLTGHSGAGKSTLLKLIALIERPTRGRLIVNDQDLADLAPRQVPYFRRQIGIIFQDHHLLHDRSVFDNVALPLVIQGYRQHEIARRARAALDRVGLLHKEGAAPITLSSGEQQRVGIARAVVHKPAILLADEPTGNLDPDLSREIMELFIRFNQVGTTVMIASHDLELISSLGKPMVRLHEGRLQLQRQPEPA